The genomic region TGCGTTGGGGTTTCTTATTTAGATACTCTAATTGTTCGTCTATTTCCTTAGCTGTTGTATAATAATGAGTCATGTAATTTAATGGATTTCTAAATTGGTCTAAATGTAAGGCCCCAGTAGTTTTTGAGTATTGTTTTACTAATGGTAATAACTCTGTGGTGGATTTTCCAGTTTGTATAACTTGTGCTCCTAGAATTTTCATCATAACTTTGAAGCTTTGAGGAGCCTTAGCAGGAATAAAAGAAGTAAATTTCTTATTAAATATTGCAGAAAGTGAAGCAAGCGCTACTCCTAAATTACCAGACGTTGCTTCAACTATCTCGTTAGCATTATTCTCCAGAGCTTGTCTAAAGAGAAACCATGCAGTTCTATCTTTTATACTATGACTGAAGGGATTGTAGAATTCTAGCTTTGCCCAAACGTCTTCTCCTATTTTTAATTTTAAAAGTGGAGTAGGCCACATATTTTCTAACAATTCTATAGGGTCTTCAAATACATGAAGATCTTTTGACACAATATGCATCTACCTACTAATCTATCCTAATATAACGTATAAAAGAGTTTCTTTTTTATTTCTTTAATTTTAACCTAATCACTATTTTACTTCCTTGCTTTTCATAACTTAAAAATATATTTCCAGTTTCATTACACCATTTTTCTAGAGCTTGAACTGAAGCTTCCCACGGAGTTCTTATTATCACATCTTCCTCTTCGCCCTCCTTTAAGGACTTCCATTCTCTA from Acidianus ambivalens harbors:
- a CDS encoding sulfurtransferase TusA family protein, with the translated sequence MKEINSDGICPVVLLEIYREWKSLKEGEEEDVIIRTPWEASVQALEKWCNETGNIFLSYEKQGSKIVIRLKLKK
- a CDS encoding cysteine synthase family protein, with the translated sequence MSKDLHVFEDPIELLENMWPTPLLKLKIGEDVWAKLEFYNPFSHSIKDRTAWFLFRQALENNANEIVEATSGNLGVALASLSAIFNKKFTSFIPAKAPQSFKVMMKILGAQVIQTGKSTTELLPLVKQYSKTTGALHLDQFRNPLNYMTHYYTTAKEIDEQLEYLNKKPQRIIATAGTGGHLTGIAKYFKEKYGSDVEIIGVQPAEGERIPGIKRQDENSFIGLVKIDRMIDITRKEAVEGIVDIARSSGILIGISAGATVAAYKKLADDKTTVLVFPDDAFKYFMELEDIDSKI